A portion of the Acidisoma sp. PAMC 29798 genome contains these proteins:
- a CDS encoding cupin domain-containing protein, protein MIAFGKEAASAAKVFRIAPTDTNYFAVLFDPEKDGIKNVFVVEIFTPGGATPPNTHNHADEFFYVLSGEGIARCGTAETPLKTGDALLLRPGHEHIVHNTGTAKLYCLTVMTPNEGFAELIRSGHPMELDAEDLKVLGG, encoded by the coding sequence ATGATCGCCTTCGGCAAGGAGGCCGCTTCGGCGGCCAAGGTTTTCCGCATCGCGCCGACGGACACGAATTACTTCGCGGTTCTGTTCGACCCCGAGAAGGACGGCATCAAGAATGTTTTCGTGGTCGAGATCTTCACGCCCGGCGGCGCCACCCCGCCCAATACGCACAACCACGCGGACGAGTTCTTCTATGTCCTGTCCGGCGAAGGCATCGCGCGCTGCGGCACGGCCGAGACGCCGCTTAAGACCGGGGATGCGCTTCTACTGCGCCCCGGTCATGAGCACATCGTTCATAACACCGGCACCGCGAAGCTCTATTGCCTGACGGTCATGACGCCGAACGAAGGCTTCGCCGAGCTGATCCGCAGCGGCCATCCAATGGAATTGGATGCCGAGGATCTCAAGGTGCTGGGAGGCTAG
- a CDS encoding CocE/NonD family hydrolase, whose translation MRRVLGPETIAMTTQDGVRLDADLYRPAEGGPYPVLLMRQPYGRRIASTVVFAHPRWYAAQGYIVVIQDVRGTGSSEGTFHAFETEREDGAEAVAWAAALPGSTGRVGMYGFSYQGMTQLLALAGGAPALGALAPVMVGWDLHGDWAYEGGALRLADGIGWGIQMAAIRAARESDTEAVRALSGAARAMPLQDETPAFPDVLRRYRHYGHFADWVENDGHDAAYWRRTSPRAALAGKRMDVPMLHIGGWYDTMLMGTLDTFAAVRAASDQPQRLVVGPWPHLPWGRMSGGDMGPEADAQIDRLQLAWFDGFLKDSPGGDHLTTGLDLFDVTAKTWRHFPAWPSGEGTLYLGSSGLATPTATDGVLRHAPAEAARDEVVHDPWRPVPSFGGHDAAPMGRQDRTALDARADIACFTSAPFEAEAVMAGRVDLDLWVEADAVCFDISAVLSEITPEGRAIILTQGYRRVTAAEPLPIRVSLRALCATIRPGVALRLSLAGASFPAHPVNPGTGAAPAATFATDCQVITLTIASGLDTPSRLILPILSSPLRSNP comes from the coding sequence ATGAGACGCGTGCTCGGACCCGAAACGATTGCCATGACCACGCAGGACGGTGTGCGGCTGGATGCCGACCTTTATCGTCCGGCGGAGGGCGGCCCCTATCCGGTTCTGCTCATGCGCCAGCCCTATGGCCGCCGCATCGCCTCCACCGTCGTCTTCGCCCATCCCCGCTGGTACGCGGCGCAAGGCTATATTGTCGTCATCCAGGATGTGCGCGGTACGGGTTCGTCGGAGGGCACCTTCCACGCCTTCGAGACGGAGCGTGAGGATGGCGCCGAGGCCGTCGCCTGGGCGGCGGCCCTGCCGGGCTCCACCGGTCGCGTGGGCATGTATGGTTTCTCCTACCAGGGCATGACGCAATTGCTCGCGCTCGCCGGTGGCGCGCCGGCTTTGGGGGCGCTGGCGCCGGTCATGGTGGGCTGGGACCTGCACGGCGACTGGGCCTATGAGGGCGGTGCGCTGCGCCTGGCCGATGGCATCGGCTGGGGCATCCAGATGGCCGCCATCCGTGCCGCGCGGGAGAGCGATACCGAGGCAGTCCGCGCCCTGTCCGGCGCCGCCCGTGCGATGCCGCTGCAGGACGAGACGCCGGCCTTCCCCGATGTGCTGCGCCGCTATCGCCACTACGGCCATTTCGCCGATTGGGTCGAGAACGACGGCCATGACGCCGCCTATTGGCGACGCACCTCGCCCCGCGCGGCCCTCGCCGGCAAGCGCATGGACGTGCCGATGCTGCATATCGGCGGCTGGTACGACACTATGCTGATGGGTACGCTGGACACTTTCGCGGCCGTGCGCGCGGCGTCCGATCAGCCGCAGCGTCTGGTGGTGGGCCCTTGGCCGCATCTGCCCTGGGGGCGGATGTCCGGCGGCGATATGGGGCCCGAGGCTGATGCGCAGATCGATCGCCTGCAACTCGCCTGGTTCGACGGCTTCCTGAAGGACTCACCGGGCGGCGATCATCTCACCACCGGCCTCGACCTGTTCGATGTGACGGCGAAAACGTGGCGGCATTTCCCCGCCTGGCCCTCGGGCGAGGGCACGCTTTACCTCGGCAGTTCCGGCCTCGCGACGCCGACCGCAACCGATGGCGTGTTGCGACATGCGCCCGCCGAGGCCGCGCGGGATGAGGTGGTGCATGACCCCTGGCGGCCGGTGCCCTCGTTTGGCGGCCATGATGCGGCACCCATGGGGCGGCAGGACCGCACCGCCCTCGATGCACGCGCTGATATCGCCTGCTTCACCTCGGCGCCGTTCGAGGCCGAGGCTGTCATGGCCGGCCGAGTCGATCTCGACCTTTGGGTCGAAGCGGATGCCGTGTGTTTCGACATCTCCGCCGTCTTGTCCGAAATCACGCCGGAGGGACGGGCGATCATCCTCACCCAAGGCTATCGCCGGGTGACCGCCGCCGAACCGCTACCGATCCGCGTGTCGCTGCGCGCGCTCTGCGCGACGATCCGGCCCGGCGTGGCGCTGCGCCTCAGCCTCGCCGGCGCCAGCTTTCCCGCGCATCCCGTAAACCCCGGCACTGGCGCAGCACCGGCCGCAACCTTTGCCACGGATTGCCAGGTTATCACGCTGACCATCGCCAGCGGCCTGGACACGCCCTCGCGCCTGATCCTGCCTATCCTCTCATCGCCCCTAAGGAGCAACCCATGA
- a CDS encoding LLM class flavin-dependent oxidoreductase produces the protein MSTRVGIFNQMWAEVGVTDRAAITTALDDIRHAEAHGFASVWIGEHHLPPGLPGTFHGRVPAAEVFLGYVLGATTRIAVGTGVKILSTNSARRSVEEMAMLHLLAPGRVEFGLGQGPTLPGASETRAEKAARYRALLAEILGTLKGDIGFSLSPCPALVEKIWVAARDEPTLTFAAAHDLNLVIGQAEIGVRQAAFVRAYRAAGGHGQVRGVRVAFVAESRAEAAAECATATAIYFAALGHKGYHAQAVADGLLPPTAPTPAEQRRQLDVFAGTPEDVAAALNAHIAETGIDRLDIMPQLPGMTTAAVRRSMTLFEAEVRPRLRFPALAET, from the coding sequence ATGAGCACGCGGGTCGGTATCTTCAACCAAATGTGGGCGGAGGTCGGCGTCACCGACCGCGCGGCGATCACCACGGCGCTGGACGATATCCGCCATGCCGAGGCGCATGGCTTCGCCTCCGTCTGGATCGGCGAGCATCACCTGCCGCCCGGCCTGCCCGGCACCTTCCATGGCCGCGTGCCCGCGGCCGAAGTCTTTCTCGGCTATGTCCTGGGCGCGACGACCCGCATCGCGGTCGGGACAGGCGTAAAGATCCTCTCGACCAATTCCGCGCGCCGCTCGGTCGAGGAAATGGCGATGCTGCATCTCCTCGCGCCGGGGCGCGTGGAGTTCGGTCTTGGCCAGGGTCCCACGCTTCCGGGCGCGAGCGAGACCCGCGCCGAAAAGGCGGCGCGCTACCGCGCATTGCTGGCGGAGATTCTCGGCACTCTCAAGGGCGACATCGGTTTCTCGCTTAGCCCTTGTCCCGCGCTTGTGGAAAAAATCTGGGTCGCGGCGCGGGACGAACCGACGCTCACCTTCGCGGCCGCGCACGACCTCAACCTCGTTATCGGCCAGGCCGAGATCGGGGTGCGGCAGGCCGCCTTTGTGCGCGCCTATCGGGCGGCCGGTGGCCATGGCCAGGTGCGTGGGGTGCGGGTCGCTTTCGTGGCGGAAAGCCGGGCCGAGGCCGCGGCCGAATGCGCCACGGCCACCGCGATCTACTTCGCCGCCCTCGGCCATAAGGGTTACCACGCTCAGGCGGTCGCCGACGGCCTGCTGCCACCCACCGCACCCACGCCGGCCGAGCAGCGGCGGCAACTCGATGTCTTTGCCGGCACGCCGGAGGATGTGGCCGCCGCCTTGAACGCCCATATCGCCGAAACCGGCATCGACCGGCTGGATATCATGCCGCAGCTCCCCGGCATGACGACGGCGGCGGTGCGGCGGTCGATGACCCTGTTCGAGGCGGAGGTGCGGCCCCGCCTGCGCTTCCCGGCACTGGCGGAGACCTGA
- a CDS encoding sensor domain-containing phosphodiesterase, with the protein MKPIQLPRDEAERLSSLHAHAIMDTAADPYLDSLTRMTAGKLHVPIVLVNLLDSDRQWAKSAFGLPRGYEVPRDLAFCSQTILTPDHVTIIRDATLDTRFADNPFVTGKPRFRFYAGVSIIDGEGRALGALCVIDTAPRDFTAADSIILSEMAESVSARLELYHSNAALRESKEHYRVAVASNPHMRWTMSADGKSEEGEERWQEMIGSSYEYSNSQDWVRAVHPEDLSSALTAWSASLREGEPLDMEYRLRLAAGNYRWFRVRATPRRDVTGRIMRWYGVVEDIHERKIAEATHLETETRLRLALDVGRLRTWELDLASRRLTASDVSVINFGLQLGAAVSDYDTALARMHPDDEQRYGREVEQAWAAGQDLEIEYRSIWPDGTIHWIRINGRPTKDIAGKAVRLVGLSLDITVERTAEEERQRAEARISYLARHDPLTGLANRLLFHQRLSEAMASVMPGVRVALLRIDLDDFKAVNVAIGHAAGDKVLQHAADRLKASVGEEGMVARYGSDEFAVILGNVNSPEQVDLLSRRVLQSLGEPIDVGETDVVLGGSIGISMAPDDATSPEQLLRNADTALHRAKLTSRGGCQYFDQAMDIHLQVLVELKLDLRDALSRNEFRLFYQPLIDLETGMVISFEALIRWQHPVRGLVSPADFIPLAEETGWIVPIGRWALQEACREAAGWPGTVGVAVNLSAVQFGNKDLEAEISMALSESGLAATRLELEVTETLLLQDNEANVKLLRALRQTGVRIAMDDFGTGYSSLGYLRRFPFDKIKIDQSLIRDLPDGAGGDAIVQAIIALANSLGISVTAEGVETQAQRDFLSRNGCGQVQGYLFSRPVPANDVPALLAETQKPLRPRDEAETLAHIV; encoded by the coding sequence TTGAAACCGATCCAATTGCCGCGGGACGAGGCAGAGCGATTGTCGTCTCTGCATGCCCATGCAATCATGGATACGGCCGCAGACCCCTATCTCGACAGCTTGACGCGCATGACCGCGGGCAAACTCCATGTGCCGATCGTGCTCGTGAACCTGTTGGACTCCGATCGTCAGTGGGCGAAATCCGCCTTTGGCTTGCCGCGCGGGTACGAAGTGCCCCGCGACCTGGCGTTCTGCTCACAGACCATTCTCACCCCCGATCACGTCACCATTATCCGCGATGCCACCCTGGACACGCGTTTTGCCGACAATCCCTTCGTGACCGGAAAGCCTCGGTTTCGATTCTACGCCGGGGTTTCCATCATCGATGGCGAAGGTCGTGCGCTGGGCGCGCTCTGCGTGATCGACACGGCACCGCGCGACTTCACGGCCGCTGACAGCATCATCCTTTCGGAAATGGCAGAAAGCGTTTCAGCCCGCCTGGAACTCTATCATTCGAATGCTGCATTGCGAGAGAGCAAGGAACACTATCGCGTTGCCGTCGCCTCCAATCCTCACATGCGCTGGACCATGTCGGCGGACGGCAAGTCCGAGGAAGGGGAAGAGCGTTGGCAAGAAATGATTGGCTCATCCTATGAATATTCCAATAGCCAGGATTGGGTCAGGGCCGTTCACCCGGAAGATCTCTCCTCGGCGTTGACGGCGTGGTCGGCTTCCTTGCGGGAGGGTGAGCCGCTCGACATGGAGTATCGTCTGCGCCTCGCCGCTGGAAACTATCGTTGGTTTCGCGTGCGCGCGACGCCGAGACGTGACGTGACGGGCCGCATCATGCGGTGGTACGGCGTGGTGGAAGACATCCACGAGCGCAAGATTGCAGAAGCCACGCATCTTGAAACGGAAACCCGCCTGCGCCTGGCGCTCGATGTCGGTCGCTTGCGCACCTGGGAACTCGATCTGGCGTCGCGGCGACTGACGGCGTCGGATGTGAGCGTGATCAACTTCGGCCTTCAGCTTGGCGCCGCCGTCTCCGACTACGACACGGCGCTCGCACGCATGCATCCTGACGATGAACAGCGATACGGCAGGGAGGTGGAACAAGCCTGGGCAGCCGGCCAGGATCTTGAAATCGAATATCGCAGCATCTGGCCGGATGGCACGATCCATTGGATCAGGATCAACGGTCGACCCACGAAGGACATCGCCGGGAAAGCCGTCAGGCTGGTTGGCCTGTCGCTCGATATCACGGTGGAGCGTACGGCGGAGGAGGAGCGTCAGCGCGCCGAGGCCCGCATCTCCTATCTTGCGCGGCACGACCCCCTCACCGGCCTCGCCAACCGCCTGCTGTTCCATCAACGGCTTTCAGAGGCCATGGCGTCTGTGATGCCGGGGGTACGGGTGGCGCTTCTCCGCATCGACCTGGACGACTTCAAGGCCGTGAACGTGGCGATCGGTCATGCGGCCGGTGATAAGGTTCTCCAACATGCGGCGGATCGTCTGAAAGCGAGCGTGGGAGAGGAGGGTATGGTTGCCCGCTACGGCAGCGACGAGTTCGCGGTCATTCTGGGGAACGTGAATTCACCCGAACAGGTCGATCTTCTCAGCCGCCGGGTTTTGCAATCGCTGGGGGAGCCGATTGATGTTGGGGAAACCGATGTCGTCTTGGGCGGCAGCATTGGCATCTCCATGGCGCCAGACGATGCAACCAGCCCAGAGCAATTGCTCAGGAACGCGGATACGGCACTGCATCGCGCCAAGCTGACCAGTCGCGGAGGCTGCCAGTATTTCGACCAAGCCATGGACATCCATTTGCAGGTTCTGGTTGAACTGAAGCTGGACTTGCGGGATGCGCTGAGTCGAAACGAATTTCGTTTGTTCTATCAACCGCTCATCGACCTGGAAACTGGAATGGTCATCAGTTTCGAGGCTTTGATCCGCTGGCAGCACCCGGTCCGGGGTCTTGTTTCGCCCGCCGACTTCATCCCCCTTGCGGAGGAAACTGGCTGGATCGTGCCGATCGGGCGTTGGGCCTTGCAGGAGGCGTGTCGTGAAGCGGCAGGATGGCCGGGGACTGTCGGTGTGGCCGTCAATCTCTCCGCTGTGCAGTTCGGCAACAAGGATTTGGAGGCCGAAATCAGCATGGCCCTGTCAGAGTCAGGGCTTGCGGCCACACGTCTCGAACTCGAAGTGACGGAGACGCTGCTGCTTCAGGACAATGAGGCGAACGTTAAACTTTTGCGCGCCTTGCGGCAGACCGGCGTGCGCATTGCCATGGATGATTTCGGAACGGGATATTCGTCACTGGGCTATCTGCGCCGCTTTCCCTTCGACAAGATCAAGATCGACCAATCCCTCATCCGGGATTTACCAGATGGCGCCGGCGGCGATGCGATTGTCCAGGCCATCATCGCATTGGCCAATAGCCTTGGGATTTCGGTCACCGCAGAAGGGGTGGAGACGCAAGCACAGCGGGATTTCTTGAGCAGAAACGGCTGCGGGCAGGTGCAAGGCTATCTGTTCAGTCGCCCGGTTCCTGCGAACGACGTGCCAGCGCTCCTAGCCGAGACCCAGAAACCCCTCCGACCGCGCGACGAAGCCGAAACACTGGCGCACATTGTATAG
- a CDS encoding cysteine hydrolase family protein has translation MAESEEGSGMIALGSSARNQWQVSPTTVDLRRTAREARPLTIESTPQRITLDLARTAMIVIDMQNDFCHPQGWLGHIGVDVAPTRAPIPALAALLPALRRQEVPVVWVNWGNRPDRLNLSPTLLHVYKPDGTGVGLGDPLPSAGAHVLEQGSWSAGVVDELAPEEGDIHVSKYRMSGFWDTALDSILRNLGVTTLLFAGVNVDQCVLGTLQDASCLGYDCVLLEDCSGTTSPAYCVAATLYNVRQCFGFVARSEGFLGLG, from the coding sequence GTGGCCGAGTCTGAAGAAGGGAGCGGCATGATTGCTTTGGGGTCGAGCGCGCGCAACCAGTGGCAGGTCTCACCAACCACGGTCGATCTGCGCCGCACGGCGCGTGAGGCACGACCGCTGACGATCGAATCGACGCCGCAGCGGATCACCCTCGATCTTGCGCGCACGGCGATGATCGTCATCGATATGCAGAACGATTTCTGTCATCCGCAGGGCTGGCTCGGGCATATCGGCGTCGATGTCGCCCCGACGCGCGCGCCAATACCGGCCCTCGCGGCGCTGCTGCCGGCGTTGCGGCGTCAAGAGGTGCCGGTGGTTTGGGTGAATTGGGGCAACCGGCCAGATCGGCTGAACCTCAGCCCCACGCTGCTGCATGTGTATAAGCCGGACGGCACGGGCGTCGGCCTCGGCGATCCGCTCCCCAGTGCGGGCGCGCATGTGTTGGAGCAGGGCAGCTGGTCCGCTGGCGTTGTCGATGAGCTGGCGCCGGAAGAGGGTGACATCCACGTGTCGAAATACCGCATGTCGGGGTTTTGGGACACGGCGCTGGACAGTATTCTACGCAACCTCGGCGTGACGACTTTGTTGTTTGCCGGGGTCAATGTCGATCAATGCGTGCTCGGCACATTGCAAGACGCCAGCTGCCTCGGTTACGACTGCGTGCTGCTGGAAGATTGCAGCGGCACGACATCGCCCGCGTATTGTGTCGCCGCCACTCTATACAATGTGCGCCAGTGTTTCGGCTTCGTCGCGCGGTCGGAGGGGTTTCTGGGTCTCGGCTAG
- a CDS encoding isochorismatase family protein — protein sequence MTTLLFAGVNVDQCLLGTPQDVRCFGDDCVLLEDCSGTTSPECCVAATLYDVRQCFGFVARSEGFFAGA from the coding sequence GTGACGACGTTGCTGTTTGCCGGCGTCAATGTGGATCAATGCCTTCTCGGCACGCCGCAAGACGTACGCTGCTTCGGTGACGATTGTGTGCTGCTAGAGGATTGCAGTGGCACGACATCGCCGGAGTGTTGTGTGGCCGCGACGTTGTACGATGTGCGGCAGTGTTTCGGGTTTGTCGCGCGGTCGGAGGGGTTTTTTGCGGGGGCGTAG
- a CDS encoding isochorismatase family protein — MGFCDTALDSILRNLGATTVLFTGVNVDQGALGTLQDASRLGDDYVLLEDCSGTTSPGYCLAATLYNVRQCFGFVASRRGFGGGVGKEASVIKTIIMGNWRNIHVGVEDDGLTIGGVAVWQAIWRRTGDPAVVLPHPNYPNQHHTFRVVDVGSLDHPIRFAVAELSAGVYGFYVPD; from the coding sequence ATGGGGTTCTGTGACACCGCGCTGGACAGTATTCTGCGCAACCTCGGCGCGACGACTGTGTTGTTCACCGGCGTCAATGTGGATCAAGGCGCGCTCGGCACGCTGCAAGACGCAAGCCGCCTCGGTGACGATTATGTGCTGCTGGAGGATTGCAGTGGGACGACATCGCCGGGGTATTGTCTGGCCGCGACGCTATACAATGTGCGGCAGTGTTTCGGGTTCGTCGCAAGTCGCAGGGGTTTTGGCGGAGGCGTGGGTAAGGAGGCGAGCGTCATTAAGACGATCATCATGGGCAATTGGCGCAACATTCACGTCGGGGTTGAAGACGACGGCCTCACAATCGGGGGTGTCGCGGTGTGGCAGGCGATATGGCGCCGCACGGGAGACCCTGCCGTCGTTCTTCCTCACCCCAATTACCCAAACCAGCATCACACCTTCCGCGTCGTTGACGTCGGCAGTCTTGACCATCCCATCCGCTTCGCCGTGGCAGAACTATCGGCCGGCGTTTATGGGTTCTACGTCCCGGACTGA